The Corythoichthys intestinalis isolate RoL2023-P3 chromosome 1, ASM3026506v1, whole genome shotgun sequence genomic interval GTCTAACAATGTGATGAATGACAAGAATCCTGTGCGATTAACTGTGATTAAAAACTTATCGCTGCCCTGCACTAGTCATGTTTCTAACCCCTTCATTTCTACTCATTACTTTATCAGGAGCATGTTAGAGTTGGGCCGCTCCAAGTCGTGGACCAGAGCTTTGCACGCCATATCTGGAGATACCAGGATGGATGCCAGGCCACTGCTGGACTATTTCCAAAAACTTTACGTGTGGTTGAAGGAAGACAACATGAAACACAACCGTTATGTCGGCTGGGATGCGGCAGTAGATCCATGTGAGTTGTGGCaccaaaacaagacaaaaaaagcatttaacaAAAGTAGCACCAATGTCATATATTGGATGGGTTGAACCTCATTGCAGATTCCAAAGACGCTATCAAAGTCAGGCTCAGTTTAAAAATGGCCATGGGTGATGAAGCTGTGAGTAGTACTATTATGAGTCACTATACTTCTTGTAAAATGGCCtggaaaaaatgccattgcagTTAGTATTCATTCACTGAAAACTGATTTTGCAGTATTCCTGGAACTCCAATGAGCAATACCTGTTCCGGGCCAGTGTGGCGTACGCTCTGCGACAGTATTACAGTCAGAAAAACAACACTCTTCTCTTTACGTCAGTACGCTTTGGTTTGTCTAAATGTTTCAGGTTTTTGTGTGCCAATATTCCTCGTTAttttttcaaatcttttttgCGTCTACAGTGCAGAGAATGTCTTAACATATAAACAAACACCAAGGATTTCCTTCTACATGGTGGTTACCAATCCTGTGACTCCCTCCCAATTCGTCCCAAAGGAAGATTTGAAAGCAGCCATACGGTGAGGCGCAACTTCACTGCATGGCGAAGGGCTTTGAATTTGTCAGCTGTAAGATATAATGTTAAAAAGATGAAAAATTGAATCCTTAATTCGTCAGCTGCCACTGACGGAGATAGACCTTCAAGCCATTTGAACGGTGATtgctggcagtgatcattcactgTCTATGCCTATCAATGAGTTGAAAATGTCACTGTGACTGAAACTGCATGCCATACTGTATTAGATTTACCTTTTGACGTGAAATGTATTTTCCCTGATTTTCACTTTAACTGAGATGAACCTGTCTACATTGGAAAACTTTCTAAAAGCAGATTTGCTTAATTTTTCTATTTCAATGATTGGCCTTGCTTTCTACCTTTGTACAAAATACCAAATACTGGCTTCAGACCACAAGCCAGTCTCTTTTTGTCATGCCCAACATACACAAACTAAGCTTTTGCTGCTCTCTAGTGTTACAGATACTTATTGAAAATAAATTTCAGTGGAAatttgtttatattttaaaataatttaagttATTAATTTAAGGGCAGCCGTGGCACAGTTGGTAGCTGaagttgtccttggaccgaagggtcagtggttcAATTCCCGGCTACAATTGCCCACTGTCGAAGGGcctttgggcaaggcactgaaccctaacttCGCCTCAATTCCTGGCTACAATTGCCCACTGTCGAAGGGcctttgggcaaggcactgaaccctaatttcgCCCCAATGGGTTTACAGcagcttgcatggcagcagcaccattggtgtgtgctaatgtaaagcactttgggcatggtaatcaTGTAGATGAatgtgctatataagtactgtccatttaccagtATTTTTCAAGTCACTAGTTTGAAAATAATATATGAATACTAATACAATAATACCTACTTTTATATTCATCTGACTTTCTAATGTGGCTGGCAGACTGTCCCGCGGGCGGATCAACGATGCGTTCCAACTAGACGACCACACGCTGGAGTTTGACGGTATTCCGGCGACACTTTCGCCTCCCGTGGAGCAACCGGTAGAGGTGTGGCTTGTGGTGTTTGGAGTGGTCATGGCAGTTGTGGTGCTCATGGGGCTCTTCCTCATAATCTCCGGCATCATAGAGCGTAAGAAGTAAGTTCAAGTGTGGAGGAACCCGGAATTGATCCTATGCATTTCAATCATTGGCTTGcaaaagatgtccaatccatctgagcctccttccagttcaaatggattatatCATGTAATGCCGGAACGGCGTTCCGGTATGAAATTTGGAGCGGGAACACCGTTCCagcatacggtgctttgatcccgaaaatatgacggcagctGTCAAAAcctcatgtttaaaaaaaaaacctgccatgCTGTCAGACACGCACATCTCAATGTTTGCtttgtcttcaaaatatattccatttcactgtgcataatgtatttactttggttaaggtatgttacttatatctttattctttttcttaaaaagtcaaatgtttacattatctttaaTTTAAAAGTGCGTCCTATGTCCTTgattagttaaaattgaggttttcctTTTAGATTTGAGGAAATATAAAATTAGATGGAGTTTTAGatggaattttgtaaatcactgaaaaaatacaattttgaatggaaatcaaTTTCTCATTAACGCCTTGTTCAAGtttaatgcagtagcctaatgcatgtgtgaaacccgagattgaacccttgatctcagaactgtgagggaaacatgctaaccactgtctgtgtgaaacctgttgtgttttattgtgcgttatatttataactgtgccaaaagcagtttttgcattTCGGTGGTTTTAGAATGTTTAAGCCCCGCCAAACTTGATGTCAGGCAGTTCTGGAAAGACATTCCCACCACTTTCACCCCGATTAcatgtctatcgccatcaatggcagccaatgttacAGCACATCCAGATGACACTTCAtgtgttttttgttcttttcacaGGAAGTCTAAAAATACAGGAGTTGAAAATCCTTACGAGCCTGATGGACAGACCAACAGAGCCTACGAAGAAAGTCGTGATGAACAAACCGGTTTATGAGGAATTAAATCATTAGGTGGACCTTTTTTAGGCCTTCACAGACATTTTTAATGTCACGGACAGTGGTGGGTGTGTAGCCAATGCACTCTCACTTGTATGTGTTTTGGTCAAGCACagtatttctttcttttttttttaaatacctttATAAAGCAATAGAAAAGAGCCTTACATACTTTACAGTATATTTCTGGGTTTCTTTCATGTACACTTAATGGTATTGTTAAAGTGTATTGATCAGTGTAGATAAGTGTATTCTGGGTTTGTGAGctgttgaatgtaaaaaaaaaaaaatcataataacaGTACAGTAATTTATTATACTGATTGCAAGGCCTCAAGATAATGATGTACAATGTACTAATGTAGATATGATAATGTAGATGGTCTGTTCGTGCAATGTCTCATGTATTTCCAACATGATATGTATTCTTACACATCTTGTGTAAAGCTGTCTTAAATGTTtaacaatattttcttttgcaaaggattactcCTTGATAACAGTATTTTTTATAACCAGGCTCTGCTGTTTGTCATTACATTACTTGTACAATAAACGTTGAATGTAGAATGTACCAATCCGTACTGTTTTGTGTATAATTGAAATACAGCACAATACATGAATGCTTTATCAAAATATCAATAAATAGCAAGAGGGGACAAGTATTGGAGTAACACTTTTATATTTTTGCTGAATGGTTATCCAACAGTAATTCAAGTCTTCCACCTGTCATTTTATGTAGTAATGATAAAGAGAAAAGATTGAGTTCCTTGCTGTCGATCAAACTTGGCCATTTTAACAGACTCTGCAGAAGCAGAACCAGTGATTTGGATGTACCAGCCCTGGTAGAGTGCAGATTCGAACTTTCGCTGCTTTGAGCTGTCGGTCTTCAAGTAGAAGACGTAGGAAAGCGTGCCCTCGTCATTCATGGAAATAGTTTTCAGCTTTGCCTTATCCACTGCCTACAAAAACAAATGTCTCAGATTtataatatgccaaaaaatttgtgtTATAAAGTAGTAAATTTTGGGGTGAACTTATCATTTCAacaactttcctttttttcttctccctaaTATAAAAATGTTGCTTAGGCGCCATTTTGTGACGTCTTGGGAAGTGTTCTTCGTTACCATTCGCATTGACAGAACTTTTGTAGGGTGAATTTGACCATTTCCAGTAGAATATTTGCAAATTCAGGAAGATAAATTGTCAGTACCTCCACTTGCAGGAGCACCTGCTCCTcttttttggagcacttcagaaAGCAGTCGGAGTCTGTGAAGTTCAACGTCACTGGATTATGCTTGTCCAAACAAGTTGACTTGTAGTAATAAATGGTCAAGTTCTCTGGGTACAGAAAGTTTTACGTCAATTAATTTGGAAGTAGTTGAGTTCTTTCAAATCAGAGAGTGACTAATGTCTGTTGAACTGCATGAAAAACCTGGATGAGACGAAGCATAGAGAGTCTTCTGTTGACACAGGGCTTTCAGATATTTGTGCGAGGCAATGTGTTCGATTGGGGTGTTCAATTTCGTCATTTGTTTCAAAGTGCCCCCTCCTCTTGAAACTGGAAACAAAGCAATGAAAGCAACTGGATCGTTTCTAAGAATCAGAATCAACTGGACTGGGTTCTAACAACTGAGTTTCCCACACTCACCAAGGGTCACAGTGCTGGACTTGGAGGTCATAACAATGTCATTAAGGGTGCATCCTGTCCCTTGGCATCCACGACAGCTGCCGCCAGCATCACAGCCCCTTCCCCTTAACATGATGAAGTTTGTTTCAGTCATGGTGACGACCAGAAGGTCGTTGCTCTCTGCATCTTCTTCCTTGGCGCTGCCGTTCTCTTCTTCATCACCACCTGAAATGATTTTACTCTGTAGCAGGTCTTCCTCTCGCACCATTTCCATGCTGAATTCGAGTAAGGTGGCCTCCTTAGAAACGGCATGGAGCGCATCGTCTGTGGAGCATTTCCGCTCATTGGAATGTTTCTTCCTGACCGACTTGTGCACTGTCTGATGACGGAAACGAGAAACAGTGTTGATGACAAAAACATTTAGGTATTGCAGCCTAAGAATTACAGCACTCACAGACGAATTTAGAATATGACTGGTTGAAAAGTCTTTTATTGATTAGTAATCTTAAAGTGTGTTGTGACACAGACTCCCTCAAGTGGTCAAATGATGAATAGTTTTGAAACGTtcttgattattggttaaatccatatttaaccctttatggtgcaagtgactatttttggtaatttaaataaatacataacccCATAAAGAGCTGGCGTCTACATGATTGGGCATCACAGTTTGGGTCATTTAGACCATAAAAGTACGGTATATCATTATGGCCTAATACATGCATTGGCATCTCAATTTTAATTACAATATACcgtattcatttattcattttccattCCGCTTATCCGTACGAGGGTCGCGAGGGTTTCTGCAGCCTATCCCATCTTACTATGGGCAGTAAGGAGGGTAAactctgaattggttgccagccaatcattaCAATTTCAATAATTtctagttcattttttttttttgctccatgaatgcaaatggtctgctcacataacaaattccaagcaactAGGTTTGGTGAAATCTAATGGACAACAAGCATAACTGCTCTGCTAAGCTATGACCAGCCTTGTACAAAGACAGAAGGCATTTACATTCACTgaaaaggcaacatgcatatcggTCCAAAATTGATAATGAAACCCCGATGTCAATATTATTTGATAACATTTTGAAATGCTTTCATCGGCCAATGCAATCAGTTACCCTATAATATCGGAGAACTCGATTCAAAAGTATTTGGAGTATTTCTGGGGAGTATTGCAGTTTATTAaggagtttttttttcaccttcagACATATACCTGTGATAACTGAATTTCTGtcaaaagaaaagaagaagaagagagaATTTAGGTTGCTTTCATGATGCATTTCAGTAGGCATTAGCATATTGAGATCATTTTAGGAAGTATTTCAAAACATCTATGAGTGTTTCTGCCAATGTACGTATGCACACCTGCACCTGGGgctactacagtggggcaaataagtatttagtcaaccaccaattatgcaagttctcctactacttgaaaagattagagaggcctgtaattgtcaacatgggtaaacctcaaccatgagagacagaatgtggggaaaaaaacagaaaatcacattgtttgatttttatagaatttatttccaaattacagagggaaaataagtatttggtcacctacaaacaaggacgactgatctgtgtaaaggaaagaatgaatggggctatgtatcaagagattttgagtgaaaatctccttccatcagcaagggcattgaagatgagacgtggctgggtctttcagcatgacaatgatcccaaacacacagccagggcaacaaaggggtggcttcgtaagaagcatttcaaggtcctggagtggcctagccagtctccagatctcaaccccatagaaaatctgtggagggagtagaaagtccgtgttgcccaacgacagccccaaaacatcactgctctagaggagatctgcatggaggaatgggccataataccagcaacagtgtgtgaaaagcttgtgaagagttacagaaaatgtttggcctccgttattgccaacaaagggtacataacaaagcattgagatgaacttttgctattgaccaaatacttattttccaccatgatttgcaaataaattctttaaaaatcaaacaaggtgatgttcgattttttcccccacattctgtctctcatggttgaggtttacccatgttgacaattacaggcctctctattttcaagtgggagaacttgcacaattagtggttgactaaatacttatttgccccactgtataatcaaGTATATTTTTTCCTCGTCATTGTGGTGATACTATACTTGAAACTTCGAGATGCAGTACTTGGAATGAAGTTTTAGAGTTACATAGGCCATCACTAGTGATTCGGAAGGAATGTGGCTTTGCAAAAGTCTTGTCAAGATGCAGCCAGACAACAGAGAATTCTGCACTGTAGATGAACGATGTCATCTCACCAACATCGGCTGACCCTCTGCTATGGTTTGAGCCAACTCCTCAGGGGTTAAATGCTGCAGATcatttccatttattttcaGTAGCTTGTCAcctttcctaaaaaaaaataataataataataataataataaaaaaaaaaagatcatcatGAAACGacgaaagcacaaaaaaaaagagactTTTATCGTCAGCGTCCAATTACATTATCATGCGTTTTCCTCCACCTGATTTGTTGTGCTTGACAACATTTTCTACTTCATATTGGTGCTTCCCTTCATGGAGCTGGTGAACTATTAGCACACTTCCACTTACCCCTGAATCCTGCCATGGAGAAACCAAAGAACGTACTGTATATCAACAAGAATCCACCCACATTCATCTGCCTTAGTGGAGGAAAGAGAAAGAGGCCTCGGTCACCCACCGCCACATCCATGTCGTTGACAATGTCTGCAAATGAAAATGTAGAATCTGTTGACTGGGTCCCACAAAATAATGATCGCTGCATTCAAGACCCTGTGTCCTATTTTATATTTCTGCTCCGAAGAAAAAAGGAAGCATCAACCTAGAGCCGACACAAATAGAGGAATTGATTTTAAAGTTAAGCACAGAAAGCCACTGATTCGGTTGGAAAGGGGAACTTCTCATCAATGCTGTATTGTATCAAGATCACGACACTTCCACTCAGAGCACTCAGAGCTTCCTATACGCAAATAATATTCCAATGTGTAGTGCACCGTATTATaatagtgatttaaaaaatgcaggCATGTAGTGTCATATTTTTttatagtaccgtatttttcggactataagtcgcagtttttttcatagtttggctgggggtgcgacttatactctggagcgacttctgTGTCAAATtatcaatacattattatatgattttacatgttattttcatgttttggagtgacactgatggtttggtaaacttgttagcatgttctttatgctacagttatctaaataactcttaatagctatgttacgttaacattccggccacgtttgcattttgttgttaatgcattatgtaacattatcatactgtatacatacacttattcagcatgttgttttctattgtatttttattctaaattatctttcaagatgacatgtatgttctatgtgttggattttatcaagtaaatttcccccaaaaatgcaacttatactcaggtacgacttgtagtccgaaaaatatggtatgttGAATTAATTGCaatgatttgaaaaaaagtCTGACGTGTTTTTACAAGTGCTTCTAATAGTactctttttaaaataaaaaagtcaaactTGTGCATTTTGGCTTAAGATACAAAGTACAATAAATATCTGTTTAATAACATCATTTTATTGTGAAATCAAATGCTTGCTTCAGATATATTTCTTTCAGGGAGACAAAATCATGTGTTGATATAACCTAGTTTTAGCATGTCAAAGTTTGACATCCCCACTGTTTGCAAATGAATTAGTTGGTTGAGGAAACCAAACTGAATGATCGTGTAGAGGACATGTCTTTCTCTGGGTtcacttattattttttaaaaacttttttgttgttgttgccagtATTGCCTATGCCTACAACTGTTAGGGTACGTGGAAGTGACGGGATCCAAATGCAAACACGGCATGACACTTTATTGTTGCGGGACAAGGCAAAGCCGGCAGCAGACTGATGAAAACGTCAGAAACAGAGAGCAAGCTGACAGCGGCATGCAAAGGTGGGATGTGCAGAATCTAGCTTGGAGCATTTAGACTGGCAAGAGGCATACGGGGCCCCGGGAAGACTAAGATTGAGGATCTGACATGGAGCGTGCAGAAACAGGTCCTGAGACAAGAGCAAAAGTCGTGAGCCAGGAATCATAGAAGTAACAACGTGAGCAAGGCATGATGCAACTGACAGCCGAACGAGACGAGTTGATCTGGCGACGAGTTGGGGCGTCCAGTCCACTGGCTTtaaaaggtggctgatggcgagTGGAGGAGCTTTGCTTTTGAGATAGACCCACAAGCAACTGAGTACCAGGCTAATGACTCAAATGACAGTCTCACAAATAAGTTACAtaatgtgctgtctaacagccttGACAGTGGAGCCACGTTAAATCCTATAATGCATCGTAAAGACGAAATCCTTGGTTACCTGAGGATTTAAACCAGTCTCCAAACCAtttcacaaagggccgcagaggGTCAATTTATAATACAGTATTTCTatggaacattttttttaaaatataacttcagttgaataaATACTGCATTCTATCAATCATTAGCCTAATGCAGTTTGTCTTTGTTGGTGGACTGTTATGGAAACACATTTGGTGCACTGTTATGCCTTCATCAAACTGCTGCCATTTCCGATGAAAACGCACAACACAAATGGTTCATTTTTACAGGGAAGCGTGAAGTCTATTAGACATTTTGTTTggaagcatgaaaaaaacaataagtTTCACTTCATGGTTATCCTGTCAGTATCTCAGAAGTTCCACCTCATGTGCTGAAATATGCTTCGAATAAATCTAGTTTCAGATATTCCATTCCATTGATTGCTTTGACATAGATAATTGCAGTGGTCACAAGTTGTAGCATTCAAAAAGACAGCCGAAGCGATGCGACAACGAGGGCCAAATTAACAAtatgttgggtttttttccccaggcTTAAAAATTTTGGGCTCTAGAGACAAGTtttctgagcgaaacatgggcagcgccatcttggacaatgtctgcctCGAACTTCTGGtctagaaaaaaacaacacgaATTGCATTTGagctaagcagtgtgttgacaaagtaaaAATTGCTAAATTAAAACAGAGGAACTCACGGAATCTtagaaaatggattcagcacgacgtagagatgatattgtatgattgttcttatcactttgttgatcaaGTCATCTGTGGAGaaaataacaacctgtcagcctgtgaagACGTgatgtgtagattgatacgccagccatttgagtgaccaaaatgaggtgaaattacaaattatattacatttgccgaatacaGAAGGGATGACAcgaattttgttgttacaaggaaatactacaaggtatgtacatataaacaaaagtagtctgtcattcttttttaattggtgcatgtgcaaagcaggtcaataaatcacaatttgcaaaatgattagaaaaatattttaaaaaggttgAGCATAAGAgcgagattttagctttagtgtcTTTTGAGCACAAAAGACATGAAAATGCAGAGATAGGGAGAACACagtaccttccataacagcggcaacatggctacaaaaacacccggtctttgtggtggcacgagcttggttccacatctgccttcatgaaaatgttgtcctcccctgtcgcaatgatggcagatggatgcggtatttccaaattgtcttttttaagggattttgatgaggaatgttactccagctccactgttgttttgaatggagaaattctaaaacggaagttgctggCAAACAtgaggaagtaaagcggaaaatACCTTGGAAATCTTTTGAAATCCACATTCTTGACTGCAAATACGCtagatttggaaataaatattACAGTCACTTTGGTATCACACACCTTCTGGACTTTGGTGTGCTGTATCCCACTCAGGAACTTTGACACTGAACTAGATGCCCGACGGCGGAGTCGGCGGCGTAGGTAACCGACGGCCATCTTGCGTCAGAATTATCCTCCAATAAAACCCTCGTCTTGACGCATTTAGAGACTGGTTCATTACAAGCCGTATGAATTTGGCAATGATTCAGGCAAGCTCTTAAGAAGGttgtattaatatttttaatcatgcAGTAAAACTATTGCATCTCTGGCAAATATGGCAAACCAAGCCGTTTACTTCTTTTAAATGACACCGACGCAATATGGCCGACGAGTGACGATGCCAGACCCCGTTGGCTCACCGTGTGCATCCGACGAATAGCCTTACATAGCGGACTTTTATTACATCGACGCCATTTTTCACGGTTAACGAACACGAGAGGTTGCTGCTCGAGACCTCAAGTCTGCATTCTAAGATTAAAGTAACGCCGGCACAGAAAGACCgatcttttaaaaatgttaaaaagagAGAAattgacatattttaaaatgcgcagaGCTTCTGTGTCCTTGAATGTCTCGCCTGCAAGGGAAAAAATTCTGGAGTGAAGCTCTTCGTTTCCATCTTTTCTCCAGTTCTTGTTTGTTTTGTATCTCCATGGTATGTATGTCCTCATTGTTATCCAATATCCCTCAATTGTCGTGAAAAGCGCATTGCACAGTAGTTTCTTGTATTTGCGAGCTGGTTTTCAGTTTGTCcctaaacaatttgattttttaattattattattaattcgaGGCTTACTTCAGTGTGACACATACGACAAATTAAGCTCTAACCTAGGACATGAGAGCAGTGCTGCTAAATTGAATATGAAAAATGACCTCGTGGTTGCCATGTGGTcgtaaagctaatgctaatttTAGTCTCACGTCTCTTTCTTCAATGCATATTCAAGGTATTAACAGGCGTCGATGATGGTTGAATATTTTCCTCACAAGCAGGGATTTGAAAGTTGGGAATAcagtaatatatatttttgtctaAATTTTACTGTCCTCTCTCCAACCACAGTTGTCCCTATCCCTTTTGTACACGTGGAAATCCCTGATTGTGGATGACTTCTGCATTCATCTGTAAGTTACATTCATTACTAAGTCTCCACAGCAGAATCAGTCATTTGCCAAAGTCAGTATGAATTGTAATTTGATATTTTGCTGGTGTGTAAACCTTCGCTGCATCTTTGACAGCCTGGCCTCTCTTTTGTGAGAGATTCTGGGTTTATTATTTCAGATGCAACAATAACTGTCCCTGCGCTTTCTGCACGCCAGCCTGGTGGTGTCTCGGATTGAATAGGGGACTATAAACTGTATCAAAGTTGATACTGGACAATGTGCCTCTAAAATGTTTACATATTctcctttttgtgtttaaagGAAAACTGCAGCTGTGGAAATCATCCACCATAATGAAGGAAGCTGAATTGTCCCAGTACCATGTTCCTGGACATCCCTGATGGCAGATCTGCACATTTGACTGGTAAGTGTTGTTAACAATAAAGTTCTTTACAGACTGTTGATATTCAATGTTCATATGCTGTTCCTAGGGGGACATTGACTGAGTTTGAAATGAAACCTGATGCTGGAGAAAGCCTTTCAACCGAAATGCCTTCATGAAGTTTTTTTTGCCTAGGTTGTGGCGAAACTGGATGAATCTTGTCCCATCAGCTGTAGAAATCTTCAGGCTATGATGGAATTGCCATGTCACAAAGCAGACTAGAAGCCGTCATGTTGGtctgagggaaaaaatgttttacaaggTCGCTAGTGAGCAGCGATTTCGATTTCTAAACCAACATTTTAAAGGTAATGGTTTGCTGTGTGTAAATTACAAtattaaaaactaaaaattagggctgtcaaacgattaaaatttttaatcgcgttaattacagcttaaaaattaatcgcaattaatcgcaattcaaaccatctataaaat includes:
- the LOC130919006 gene encoding uncharacterized protein LOC130919006 isoform X2, producing the protein MDVADSGVSGSVLIVHQLHEGKHQYEVENVVKHNKSGGGKRMIMKGDKLLKINGNDLQHLTPEELAQTIAEGQPMLTVHKSVRKKHSNERKCSTDDALHAVSKEATLLEFSMEMVREEDLLQSKIISGGDEEENGSAKEEDAESNDLLVVTMTETNFIMLRGRGCDAGGSCRGCQGTGCTLNDIVMTSKSSTVTLVSRGGGTLKQMTKLNTPIEHIASHKYLKALCQQKTLYASSHPENLTIYYYKSTCLDKHNPVTLNFTDSDCFLKCSKKEEQVLLQVEAVDKAKLKTISMNDEGTLSYVFYLKTDSSKQRKFESALYQGWYIQITGSASAESVKMAKFDRQQGTQSFLFIITT
- the LOC130919006 gene encoding uncharacterized protein LOC130919006 isoform X1, translated to MQRSLFCGTQSTDSTFSFADIVNDMDVADSGVSGSVLIVHQLHEGKHQYEVENVVKHNKSGGGKRMIMKGDKLLKINGNDLQHLTPEELAQTIAEGQPMLTVHKSVRKKHSNERKCSTDDALHAVSKEATLLEFSMEMVREEDLLQSKIISGGDEEENGSAKEEDAESNDLLVVTMTETNFIMLRGRGCDAGGSCRGCQGTGCTLNDIVMTSKSSTVTLVSRGGGTLKQMTKLNTPIEHIASHKYLKALCQQKTLYASSHPENLTIYYYKSTCLDKHNPVTLNFTDSDCFLKCSKKEEQVLLQVEAVDKAKLKTISMNDEGTLSYVFYLKTDSSKQRKFESALYQGWYIQITGSASAESVKMAKFDRQQGTQSFLFIITT
- the LOC130919006 gene encoding uncharacterized protein LOC130919006 isoform X5, whose product is MLTVHKSVRKKHSNERKCSTDDALHAVSKEATLLEFSMEMVREEDLLQSKIISGGDEEENGSAKEEDAESNDLLVVTMTETNFIMLRGRGCDAGGSCRGCQGTGCTLNDIVMTSKSSTVTLVSRGGGTLKQMTKLNTPIEHIASHKYLKALCQQKTLYASSHPENLTIYYYKSTCLDKHNPVTLNFTDSDCFLKCSKKEEQVLLQVEAVDKAKLKTISMNDEGTLSYVFYLKTDSSKQRKFESALYQGWYIQITGSASAESVKMAKFDRQQGTQSFLFIITT
- the LOC130919006 gene encoding uncharacterized protein LOC130919006 isoform X3, producing the protein MLMPTEMHHESNLNSLFFFFSFDRNSVITGICLKVKKKLLNKLQYSPEILQILLNRVLRYYRTVHKSVRKKHSNERKCSTDDALHAVSKEATLLEFSMEMVREEDLLQSKIISGGDEEENGSAKEEDAESNDLLVVTMTETNFIMLRGRGCDAGGSCRGCQGTGCTLNDIVMTSKSSTVTLVSRGGGTLKQMTKLNTPIEHIASHKYLKALCQQKTLYASSHPENLTIYYYKSTCLDKHNPVTLNFTDSDCFLKCSKKEEQVLLQVEAVDKAKLKTISMNDEGTLSYVFYLKTDSSKQRKFESALYQGWYIQITGSASAESVKMAKFDRQQGTQSFLFIITT
- the LOC130919006 gene encoding uncharacterized protein LOC130919006 isoform X4 gives rise to the protein MLMPTEMHHESNLNSLFFFFSFDRNSVITGICLKTVHKSVRKKHSNERKCSTDDALHAVSKEATLLEFSMEMVREEDLLQSKIISGGDEEENGSAKEEDAESNDLLVVTMTETNFIMLRGRGCDAGGSCRGCQGTGCTLNDIVMTSKSSTVTLVSRGGGTLKQMTKLNTPIEHIASHKYLKALCQQKTLYASSHPENLTIYYYKSTCLDKHNPVTLNFTDSDCFLKCSKKEEQVLLQVEAVDKAKLKTISMNDEGTLSYVFYLKTDSSKQRKFESALYQGWYIQITGSASAESVKMAKFDRQQGTQSFLFIITT